One genomic region from Dermacentor variabilis isolate Ectoservices chromosome 6, ASM5094787v1, whole genome shotgun sequence encodes:
- the LOC142585425 gene encoding cytochrome P450 3A6-like, translating to MANKWLLFSGYMEKTTGLATAVAAIAAAAIVFWLLKRRRRLRLFKDLGVPGPEPDFIWGNLKETDNRRIAAYVQWRKQYGKLFGVYVGSEPFLVITDPQMAHECFVKQAAIFQDRPTVFVDAEPFKSSLFQLGGNAWKYVRARLNYGFSSGMIKDLSQIANLCATRFVERISSICLRSGYVEVFHRGLDYSFEFIMNSVLAQQVRLQEDCNEPILESMKQVIKDMENSAVEVAFTVPVARALLTLIYPLTKHARAFRNVMNHVRHAVELHRSGKLRKEPSVLRTLLDDQTEAPDVAQKKPNRRGKYLDDHYVSSNATIFLLAGIETTASTLSFLMYLLARHPSEQEKVVKEMNDVLPLEEGGELSFGQMHRLKRVDMVIYEGLRLYPPVPLYVVRRCSVDTTVCGQFIPAGVNVMVTPWLIHHDPDVWPEPDLFRPDRFSEENSEGHRNGAYMPFGLGPRVCIGQRIAFLALKSALVRLLRDFKLTLRDESAGPPMLSVPSLTLVPGDGVTVRVERRLTRTVA from the exons ATGGCCAATAAGTGGCTACTTTTCAGTGGTTACATGGAGAAAACGACGGGTCTCGCCACCGCCGTTGCTGCTATTGCCGCGGCTGCAATCGTGTTTTGGCTGCTAAAACGCCGCCGCagactcaggttgttcaaggatCTCGGCGTACCAGGGCCAGAGCCGGACTTCATCTGGGGAAATCTGAAGGAGACGGACAACAGGCGTATTGCG GCTTACGTGCAATGGAGAAAGCAGTATGGCAAGCTGTTCGGCGTCTACGTCGGTAGTGAGCCTTTCTTGGTTATCACTGACCCACAAATGGCTCACGAGTGCTTTGTCAAGCAAGCGGCCATATTTCAGGACAGACCTACGGTGTTTGTGGATGCGGAGCCTTTCAAAAGCAGCCTTTTTCAGCTTGGCG GCAACGCATGGAAGTACGTGCGGGCAAGGTTGAACTACGGCTTCAGTTCGGGCATGATCAAGGATCTCTCTCAAATAGCAAACTTATGTGCCACTAGATTTGTAGAGAGGATATCTTCGATATGCCTGAGAAGCGGATACGTGGAAGTATTTCACCGTGGATTGGATTATTCCTTCGAATTCATCATGAACTCGGTGCTGGCACAACAG GTGAGACTCCAAGAAGACTGCAACGAGCCCATTCTGGAGAGCATGAAGCAAGTCATCAAGGACATGGAAAACTCGGCCGTCGAGGTTGCCTTTACGGTTCCTGTTGCACGCGCTCTTCTTACACTGATATATCCGCTAACAAAGCATGCCAGAGCATTCAGAAATGTTATGAATCACGTGCGGCACGCCGTTGAACTGCACCGTTCCGGAAAGCTTCGGAAAGAACCGAGCGTGCTTCGGACGCTTCTGGACGATCAGACAGAAGCTCCCGACGTAGCACAAAAAAAGCCAAACAGGCGAGGCAAATATCTGGACGATCATTACGTATCGTCTAACGCCACAATATTTCTATTGGCTGGCATCGAAACTACTGCTTCCACGCTTTCTTTTCTAATGTATCTCTTGGCCAGGCACCCAAGCGAGCAAGAAAAAGTAGTCAAGGAGATGAATGACGTGCTTCCTTTAGAAGAAGGCGGTGAGTTAAGCTTCGGTCAAATGCATCGCCTGAAAAGAGTCGACATGGTGATCTACGAAGGACTTCGTCTTTACCCACCCGTCCCACTGTACGTAGTAAGGCGTTGCTCTGTGGACACGACTGTTTGTGGACAGTTCATTCCAGCTGGTGTTAACGTGATGGTTACACCATGGCTCATCCATCACGACCCTGACGTTTGGCCGGAGCCGGACTTGTTTCGTCCGGACAGGTTTTCCGAAGAAAACAGCGAAGGTCACCGCAACGGAGCTTACATGCCTTTTGGATTAGGACCTCGGGTGTGCATAGGCCAGAGGATAGCGTTCCTGGCGCTGAAATCTGCGCTCGTTAGACTTCTACGTGATTTTAAGCTGACGCTGCGCGATGAGAGCGCTGGCCCGCCCATGTTATCCGTTCCTAGCCTAACACTCGTTCCAGGAGACGGAGTGACGGTCCGTGTGGAGCGCAGGTTAACGAGGACGGTAGCTTAA